A genomic region of Leptotrichia hofstadii contains the following coding sequences:
- a CDS encoding replication initiation protein, protein MNEVLKYNNNFNNISLRNFNANELDILMAICSRMKEKGEEEITFHFDKLKKLVNYSDNTSATFIKDLESTYDKLISIKLKVGDERRFIKFVLFTRYSVDVDEKTVEIAVNKEFAWVLNELNVAFTAFELKEFISLKSSYAKEFYRRMKQFKSTGKWNISLEDFKRIMDVPVNYRMCDIDVWVLKPIQKELGDKFKLKIKKIYSKKSRGRPSVSGFEFTFSNVNLNIPFFDYPTNKEEINTTGIKGSKYEKSSTPNSTEVKIMINHGKENLKRGVY, encoded by the coding sequence ATGAATGAAGTTTTAAAATACAATAATAATTTTAATAACATAAGTCTTCGTAATTTTAATGCCAATGAACTTGATATTTTGATGGCAATTTGTAGCAGAATGAAAGAAAAAGGTGAAGAGGAGATAACTTTTCATTTTGATAAGCTGAAAAAACTTGTTAATTATTCTGATAATACATCAGCAACTTTTATAAAAGATCTTGAAAGCACTTATGATAAATTAATCAGTATTAAGCTGAAAGTTGGAGATGAAAGACGCTTTATAAAATTTGTGCTGTTTACTCGATATTCAGTTGATGTGGACGAAAAGACAGTTGAGATAGCAGTTAATAAAGAATTTGCTTGGGTTCTAAATGAATTGAATGTTGCTTTTACAGCATTTGAATTAAAAGAGTTTATCAGTTTAAAATCAAGTTATGCAAAAGAATTTTATCGAAGAATGAAACAGTTTAAGTCTACTGGAAAATGGAATATATCACTTGAAGATTTTAAAAGAATAATGGATGTTCCTGTGAACTATAGAATGTGTGATATTGATGTTTGGGTTTTAAAGCCAATACAAAAAGAACTTGGGGATAAGTTTAAATTAAAAATCAAAAAAATATACAGCAAGAAATCAAGAGGTCGTCCAAGCGTTTCAGGATTTGAATTTACTTTTTCAAATGTGAATTTGAATATTCCGTTTTTTGATTATCCAACTAATAAAGAAGAAATTAACACAACGGGAATAAAAGGTAGTAAATATGAAAAATCATCCACTCCAAACTCTACTGAAGTTAAAATTATGATAAATCATGGTAAAGAAAATTTAAAAAGAGGTGTATACTAA